One Penaeus chinensis breed Huanghai No. 1 chromosome 12, ASM1920278v2, whole genome shotgun sequence DNA segment encodes these proteins:
- the LOC125030931 gene encoding protein maelstrom-like: MRDDKRGDEKLDCRGIPLADIKKEQEKHKRKIEEMRSYIANNVSVLHSGKALHCGKFYIVSTSYYVLTEEGHYSPAELGLVQFSLQRGIIKEFHMILKPVIPLSYGYMAQAYSEANHMLLEEENTSGEEKEDVAVALKEFVQEESNRLPPLYTLEEEMPQADAILSEICGPDYFSVYSLDQLFQHFYSVTFVDNPIPLSIASDILTHCSLDYHPSLPCGWHQTYQKDAGRYCSLSCAKRWVFHICDNMKLLDTFGIKPQEGKHLPQPIPAFGTVVDVPRHTFKDCSVESRGASNSRVDRSYVAGASSQPWQVVNTSGNRSKGVQNKPKPEQNDVGFSFTRKAKVEAAPAGAPARAPVRPKGSWSNAVTSSSPRVPTLAASFSASSVDTSCEDDFPALGARNGFSGNSWNAPSHKRGQKKK, translated from the exons ATGAGGGATGATAAGCGAGGTGACGAAAAACTTGATTGTAGAGGAATACCTTTGGCTGacataaaaaaagaacaggagaaacataagaggaaaatagaggagaTGAGGAGCTACATTGCAAATAATGTTTCTGTGTTGCATTCAGGCAAAG CTCTTCACTGTGGTAAGTTCTACATTGTGAGTACATCTTACTATGTGTTGACTGAAGAGGGCCACTATTCTCCTGCTGAGCTGGGATTAGTCCAGTTCTCTTTACAGAGAGGGATTATCAAGGAATTCCATATGATACTGAAAC CGGTGATCCCCCTGTCCTACGGTTACATGGCCCAGGCTTACTCTGAGGCAAACCATATGCTCCTTGAGGAAGAGAACACAAgtggtgaggagaaggaagatgtggCCGTGGCCCTCAAGGAGTTTGTACAGGAA GAGAGTAATAGGCTGCCTCCGTTATACACTTTGGAAGAGGAAATGCCACAGGCTGATGCAATCCTTAGTGAAATATGTG GACCAGATTACTTCAGTGTGTATTCCCTAGACCAGCTGTTCCAGCATTTTTACTCTGTGACTTTTGTTGACAATCCCATACCCTTGAGCATTGCTTCAGACATACTGACACACTGTAGCCTGGATTACCACCCATCCTTGCCATGTGGA TGGCACCAGACATACCAAAAGGATGCAGGTCGATACTGCTCCTTATCTTGTGCAAAACGTTGGGTGTTTCACATTTGCGATAACATGAAACTGTTAGACACCTTTGGTATAAAGCCACAGGAGGGTAAACACCTACCCCAGCCCATCCCAGCTTTTGGCACTGTGGTAGATGTGCCCAGACACACCTTTAAG GATTGCTCTGTAGAAAGTCGTGGTGCTAGTAATTCCAGGGTTGACCGATCCTATGTAGCTGGTGCCTCCTCACAGCCATGGCAGGTG GTTAATACTTCTGGAAATAGAAGCAAAGGAGTGCAGAATAAACCCAAGCCTGAACAGAATGATGTAGGATTTTCTTTCACAAGGAAGGCAAAG GTTGAGGCAGCCCCAGCAGGAGCTCCAGCAAGAGCTCCAGTGAGACCCAAAGGATCTTGGAGTAATGCAGTTACTTCCTCTTCTCCAAGAGTACCTACCTTGGCAGCCTCCTTCTCTGCTTCAAGTGTAGACACCTCATGTGAAGATGACTTCCCTGCTTTGGGAGCAAGGAATGGATTTTCAG gTAACAGTTGGAATGCCCCATCTCATAAGAGAGGCCAGAAGAAGAAATGA